From the Pseudomonas putida genome, one window contains:
- the kdpF gene encoding K(+)-transporting ATPase subunit F, with protein sequence MYMLDGLSLLLAVALAVYLLVALLRADRS encoded by the coding sequence ATGTACATGCTCGACGGGTTGTCACTGCTACTGGCAGTGGCATTGGCGGTTTACCTGCTGGTAGCGCTGCTGCGCGCCGATCGCAGCTAG
- the kdpA gene encoding potassium-transporting ATPase subunit KdpA: MHSYDYLLLVAFFAIVLLPAPWLGRFYYKVMEGQRTWLTPMLGPVEQGCYRLAGVRADQEQNWKQYTLALLAFNLAGFLLLFSVLLLQGYLPLNPQHLPGQEWSLAFNTAVSFVTNTNWQAYSGEASVSYLSQMLGLTVQNFVSAATGLAVLVALCRGIARRSTTSLGNFWVDMTRATLYGLLPLCLLLALLLVWQGVPQTFADYAHAVTLQGADQTIPLGPAASQIAIKQLGTNGGGFFGVNSAHPFENPTAWSNLFEVASIILIPVALVFTFGHYVKDLRQSRAIIACMLGLFLLGGATALWSEYQPNPALESAQVQQSAPMEGKESRFGTAASVLWTVTTTAASNGSVNAMHDSLNPLTGMVAMVNMMVGEVIFGGVGAGLYGMLLFVLIAVFLAGLMIGRTPEYLGKKLQAREVQLLVATLLVMPVGVLVLAAIAASLPGPASAVSNPGAHGFSQLLYAYTSATANNGSAFAGFGANTVFHNVMIGLAMLIGRFGYILPILALAGSLAAKKSAPQGSNSFPTHGPLFACLLLVTILLVGGLTFLPTLALGPIAEQLSLGF; the protein is encoded by the coding sequence ATGCACAGTTACGATTACTTGTTGCTAGTGGCTTTTTTCGCCATCGTGCTGCTACCGGCACCCTGGCTCGGGCGTTTCTACTACAAGGTCATGGAAGGGCAGCGCACCTGGCTGACGCCCATGCTGGGCCCCGTGGAGCAGGGCTGCTATCGCCTGGCCGGCGTGCGCGCCGACCAGGAGCAGAACTGGAAGCAGTACACGCTGGCGCTTCTGGCCTTCAACCTGGCCGGCTTCCTGCTGCTGTTCAGCGTGCTCCTGCTGCAAGGCTACCTGCCACTCAACCCGCAGCACCTGCCCGGCCAGGAATGGTCGCTGGCCTTCAACACGGCAGTGAGCTTCGTCACCAACACCAACTGGCAGGCCTACAGCGGTGAGGCGTCGGTCAGCTACCTGAGCCAGATGCTCGGCCTGACCGTACAGAACTTCGTCAGCGCTGCCACTGGCCTGGCCGTGCTGGTTGCGCTGTGCCGCGGCATTGCCCGCCGTTCCACCACCAGCCTGGGCAACTTCTGGGTCGACATGACCCGGGCCACCCTCTACGGCCTGCTGCCGCTGTGCCTGCTGCTCGCTCTGCTGCTGGTGTGGCAGGGCGTGCCGCAGACCTTCGCCGACTACGCCCATGCCGTGACCCTGCAAGGCGCCGACCAGACCATTCCACTGGGCCCGGCCGCCAGCCAGATCGCCATCAAGCAGCTGGGCACCAACGGTGGCGGCTTCTTCGGGGTCAACTCGGCGCACCCGTTCGAAAACCCCACGGCCTGGAGCAACCTGTTCGAGGTGGCCTCGATCATCCTGATCCCGGTGGCGCTGGTGTTCACCTTTGGGCACTACGTCAAGGACCTGCGCCAGAGCCGCGCCATCATTGCCTGCATGCTTGGCCTGTTCCTGCTTGGCGGCGCTACCGCACTGTGGTCGGAGTACCAGCCGAACCCGGCGCTGGAAAGCGCCCAAGTGCAGCAGAGCGCGCCCATGGAGGGCAAGGAGAGCCGCTTCGGCACCGCCGCCTCGGTGCTGTGGACCGTGACCACCACGGCGGCCTCGAACGGCTCGGTCAATGCCATGCACGACAGCCTCAACCCGCTGACCGGCATGGTCGCGATGGTCAACATGATGGTGGGCGAAGTGATCTTCGGCGGCGTCGGCGCCGGGCTCTACGGCATGTTGCTGTTCGTGCTGATCGCAGTGTTCCTGGCGGGGTTGATGATAGGCCGTACGCCAGAATACCTGGGCAAGAAACTGCAGGCGCGGGAAGTACAGCTGCTGGTGGCCACCCTGCTGGTGATGCCAGTCGGCGTGCTGGTACTTGCGGCCATCGCCGCCAGCCTGCCAGGGCCAGCCAGCGCGGTAAGCAACCCGGGCGCCCACGGCTTCAGCCAGCTGCTGTATGCCTATACCTCGGCCACCGCCAACAACGGCTCGGCATTCGCCGGGTTTGGCGCCAACACGGTGTTCCACAACGTGATGATCGGCCTGGCCATGCTGATCGGCCGCTTCGGCTACATCCTGCCGATCCTGGCCCTGGCCGGCAGCCTGGCGGCGAAGAAGAGCGCGCCCCAGGGCAGCAACAGCTTTCCCACCCACGGCCCGCTGTTCGCCTGCCTGTTGCTGGTGACCATCCTGCTGGTCGGTGGCCTGACCTTCCTGCCGACCCTGGCCCTCGGGCCGATCGCCGAACAACTGAGCCTGGGTTTCTGA
- a CDS encoding AI-2E family transporter translates to MANNDRLLIQILLLALLGAALWVMAPFISALLWGAILAFASWPLMRLLTRVLGGRETLAASLLTTAWILIVALPLVWLGFNLADHIRDATAFVRDVQVDGLPDAPDWLGGIPFVGERLVSWWQSLDQQGAALLASMKPYLGQVGNWLLARSAQIGSGVLELTLSLVFVFFFYRDGPRLSAFVLRLLNRLVGERADYYLELVAGTVQRVVNGVIGTAAAQALLALIGFLIAGVPGAIVLGLVTFMLSLIPMGPPLAWIPATGWLVWKGEYGMAVFLGIWGTFVISGVDNVLKPYLISRGGNLPLVIVLLGVFGGLLAFGFIGLFIGPTLLAVGYSLLLDWSRNSAQTPQ, encoded by the coding sequence ATGGCCAATAATGACCGCCTGCTGATCCAGATTCTGCTGCTGGCGCTGCTAGGCGCCGCCCTGTGGGTCATGGCGCCGTTCATCTCCGCGCTGCTGTGGGGGGCTATCCTGGCGTTTGCCAGCTGGCCGCTGATGCGCCTGCTGACGCGTGTGCTGGGGGGGCGTGAAACCCTGGCCGCCAGCCTGCTGACCACTGCCTGGATCCTGATCGTTGCCTTGCCGCTGGTGTGGCTGGGCTTCAACCTGGCCGACCACATTCGCGACGCCACCGCCTTTGTGCGTGACGTGCAGGTCGATGGCCTGCCCGATGCACCTGACTGGCTGGGCGGCATTCCCTTCGTGGGTGAGCGCCTGGTCAGTTGGTGGCAATCCCTCGATCAGCAAGGTGCGGCCTTGCTGGCGTCGATGAAACCGTACCTGGGGCAGGTGGGCAACTGGCTGCTGGCGCGCAGTGCGCAGATCGGCAGCGGTGTGCTGGAGCTGACCCTGAGCCTGGTGTTCGTGTTCTTCTTCTACCGTGACGGGCCGCGGCTGTCGGCTTTCGTGCTGCGGCTGCTGAACCGGTTGGTGGGCGAGCGAGCCGATTACTACCTGGAGCTGGTGGCCGGGACCGTCCAGCGGGTGGTGAACGGTGTGATCGGCACGGCGGCAGCCCAGGCGCTGCTGGCACTGATCGGTTTCCTGATTGCCGGAGTACCCGGGGCGATCGTGCTGGGCCTGGTGACCTTCATGCTCAGCCTGATCCCGATGGGGCCGCCGCTGGCATGGATTCCGGCGACGGGCTGGCTGGTGTGGAAGGGCGAATACGGCATGGCGGTTTTCCTCGGTATCTGGGGCACCTTCGTCATCAGCGGCGTGGACAACGTGCTCAAGCCGTACCTGATCAGCCGCGGCGGCAACCTGCCGCTGGTGATCGTGCTGTTGGGTGTGTTCGGCGGTTTGCTGGCATTCGGCTTTATCGGCCTGTTCATCGGGCCGACCTTGTTGGCAGTCGGTTACAGCCTGCTGCTGGACTGGAGCCGTAACTCGGCGCAAACCCCACAGTAA
- the kdpC gene encoding potassium-transporting ATPase subunit KdpC: MNSYVRPALSLILLMTVVTGALYPLAVTGVSQLAFPEQANGSLVRDERGQVRGSALIAQDFQGDGWFHSRPSAGAFVTVASSASNLAPSNPALAERVKGDAAALYQAQLGPVPQALLTTSGSGLDPHLPPQAVAYQIPRVAAARQVPVERLQALLEEATLHPLIGPPVVNVLALNQALDRL, translated from the coding sequence ATGAACAGTTACGTACGCCCGGCGTTAAGCCTGATCCTGCTGATGACGGTAGTCACTGGCGCGCTGTACCCGCTGGCGGTGACCGGGGTTTCCCAGCTGGCATTTCCCGAGCAGGCCAATGGCAGCCTGGTGCGCGATGAGCGCGGGCAGGTGCGAGGTTCGGCCTTGATCGCCCAGGATTTTCAGGGTGATGGCTGGTTCCATTCACGGCCCTCGGCGGGTGCTTTTGTCACCGTGGCCAGTAGCGCGAGCAACCTGGCACCAAGCAACCCGGCGCTGGCCGAGCGGGTCAAGGGCGATGCTGCAGCGCTATACCAGGCACAGTTGGGGCCGGTGCCGCAGGCCTTGCTGACCACCTCGGGCAGCGGCCTTGACCCGCACTTGCCACCGCAAGCAGTGGCCTACCAGATCCCTCGCGTAGCGGCGGCGCGGCAGGTGCCGGTGGAGCGCTTGCAAGCCTTGCTGGAAGAGGCCACCCTCCACCCATTGATCGGGCCACCGGTGGTCAATGTACTGGCTTTGAACCAGGCGCTTGATCGCCTCTGA
- the kdpB gene encoding potassium-transporting ATPase subunit KdpB, whose product MNMPIPEVNASHSAKDQTRFAALWRPALVQAFVKLDPRQLKRAPVMLVVALTAILTTALCFAPGNGVSTGVAAQVALWLWFTVLFANFAEALAEGRGKARADSLKAGSQGLTAQRRKRDGSFESIAATALRKDDVVRVVAGEMIPGDGEVLEGIAAVNEAAITGESAPVIRESGGDRSAVTGNTRLVSDWLLIRITSNPGESTLDRMIALVEGAKRQKTPNEVALDILLIGLTLIFLIVVVTLQPFAHFAGGSLPLIFLAALLVTLIPTTIGGLLSAIGIAGMDRLVRLNVIARSGRAVEAAGDVHTLMLDKTGTITFGNRRCSALHAAPSVTAKELGEGALLASLADDTAEGKSIVEYLRQLHDFVEPSPGQYQAIAFSAETRLSGIDFQQHRYRKGAVDAVLAFVGMQRLDLPTALAREVERIAQSGGTPLLVCLDKRLLGVIHLKDVVKPGIRERFAELRKLGIRTVMVTGDNPLTAAAIAAEAGVDDVLAEATPEKKLARIRQEQNDGRLVAMCGDGANDAPALAQADVGMAMNDGTQAAREAANMVDLDSDPTKLLDVVQVGKELLVTRGALTTFSIANDVAKYFAILPALFAAIYPQLGVLNLMHLASPQSAILSAIVFNALIIIVLIPLALRGVRVQAASAAHLLRRNLLIYGLGGIIVPFAGIKLIDLLLNALHLV is encoded by the coding sequence ATGAACATGCCCATTCCTGAAGTGAACGCCTCACACAGTGCCAAGGACCAGACCCGCTTCGCGGCCCTGTGGCGGCCGGCGCTGGTGCAGGCCTTCGTCAAGCTCGACCCGCGTCAGCTCAAACGGGCGCCGGTGATGCTGGTGGTCGCCCTGACGGCCATCCTCACCACCGCGCTGTGTTTCGCCCCCGGCAATGGCGTCAGCACCGGCGTCGCCGCGCAGGTTGCCCTGTGGCTGTGGTTCACAGTGCTGTTCGCCAACTTTGCCGAGGCCCTCGCCGAGGGCCGTGGCAAGGCTCGCGCCGACAGCCTCAAGGCCGGTAGCCAGGGGCTGACGGCACAGCGCCGCAAACGCGATGGCAGTTTCGAAAGCATCGCGGCCACGGCGCTGCGCAAGGACGATGTGGTACGTGTAGTGGCCGGCGAGATGATCCCCGGTGACGGCGAGGTGCTCGAAGGCATCGCGGCGGTCAACGAAGCGGCCATCACCGGCGAGTCCGCGCCGGTCATCCGTGAGTCCGGCGGCGACCGCTCGGCCGTCACCGGCAACACCCGGCTGGTCTCCGACTGGCTGCTCATCCGCATCACCAGCAACCCCGGTGAGTCGACCCTGGACCGCATGATCGCCCTGGTCGAAGGCGCCAAGCGGCAGAAGACCCCCAACGAAGTCGCCCTCGACATCCTGCTGATCGGCCTGACCCTGATCTTCCTGATCGTGGTGGTGACCCTGCAGCCGTTCGCGCATTTTGCCGGCGGCAGCCTGCCGCTTATCTTCCTCGCCGCGCTGCTGGTGACGCTGATCCCGACCACCATCGGCGGCCTGCTTTCGGCCATCGGCATCGCCGGCATGGACCGCCTGGTGCGGCTGAACGTGATCGCCCGCTCCGGCCGCGCAGTGGAGGCGGCCGGCGACGTGCATACGTTGATGCTCGACAAGACCGGCACCATCACTTTCGGCAACCGCCGCTGCAGCGCCCTGCATGCGGCCCCGAGCGTGACCGCCAAGGAGCTGGGGGAGGGTGCCTTGCTGGCCTCGCTGGCCGATGACACCGCCGAGGGCAAGTCGATCGTCGAATACCTGCGCCAGTTGCACGACTTCGTCGAGCCGTCGCCCGGGCAGTACCAGGCCATCGCCTTCAGTGCCGAGACGCGCCTGTCAGGTATCGACTTCCAGCAGCACCGCTACCGCAAGGGCGCCGTCGACGCCGTACTGGCCTTCGTCGGCATGCAGCGCCTGGACCTGCCCACGGCCTTGGCCCGTGAGGTGGAGCGCATCGCCCAGAGCGGCGGCACCCCGCTGCTGGTTTGCCTGGACAAGCGCCTGCTCGGCGTGATCCACCTCAAGGACGTGGTCAAGCCGGGCATCCGCGAGCGTTTTGCCGAGCTGCGCAAGCTGGGCATCCGCACCGTGATGGTGACCGGTGACAACCCGTTGACCGCTGCGGCCATCGCCGCCGAAGCCGGCGTGGACGATGTGCTCGCCGAAGCCACGCCGGAGAAGAAACTGGCCCGCATCCGCCAGGAGCAGAACGACGGCCGCCTGGTGGCGATGTGCGGCGACGGCGCCAACGACGCCCCCGCGCTGGCCCAGGCGGACGTCGGCATGGCCATGAACGATGGCACCCAGGCGGCGCGCGAGGCGGCCAACATGGTCGACCTGGACAGCGACCCGACCAAGCTGCTGGACGTGGTCCAGGTGGGCAAGGAACTGCTGGTGACTCGCGGAGCGCTGACCACCTTCTCCATCGCCAACGACGTGGCCAAGTACTTCGCCATCCTGCCGGCGCTGTTTGCCGCCATCTACCCGCAGCTCGGCGTGCTCAACCTGATGCACCTGGCCAGCCCGCAGAGCGCGATCCTCTCGGCCATCGTGTTCAACGCGCTGATCATCATCGTGCTGATCCCGCTGGCACTGCGCGGCGTGCGCGTGCAGGCGGCGAGCGCGGCGCACCTGCTGCGGCGCAACCTGCTGATCTACGGGCTGGGCGGCATCATCGTGCCGTTTGCCGGGATCAAGCTGATCGACCTGCTGCTCAATGCCTTGCATCTGGTCTGA